One window of the Granulicella arctica genome contains the following:
- a CDS encoding SDR family oxidoreductase, with translation MATILVTGSTGHLGRQTLQFLLKTDPTNHLIALARDPSKVSASDLPGVEVRQGDYTDSDSLVQAFAGVDTLFMVAAVSFTDRETQHKNVILAAKEAGVKRIVYTGLQRPEGSSFVLTETTQTEVVTENFLKASGVTYTILRNSLYLDAVTFMVGQDACQEGVRLPAGTGKATMISRHDLAEAAAKVLTESGHENKTYTLGASEAFSFAEIAAALSDICSKNIAYVDTPVQEYIDAKVKLGFPVPVASFLAEWGQAVAAGEFTEVTKDLERLIGRKPTPYETDLAKLYAPSSL, from the coding sequence ATGGCAACAATTCTGGTCACAGGTTCCACAGGTCATCTTGGTCGGCAGACTCTACAGTTTCTCTTGAAAACTGATCCCACAAATCACCTCATCGCGCTTGCCCGCGATCCTTCTAAGGTCTCTGCCTCGGATCTTCCTGGGGTCGAGGTGCGTCAGGGTGATTACACCGACTCTGACTCTCTGGTTCAGGCTTTTGCAGGCGTCGACACGTTGTTCATGGTAGCTGCCGTCTCCTTCACGGATAGAGAAACACAACATAAAAACGTCATCCTCGCCGCAAAAGAGGCTGGGGTCAAACGGATCGTATACACCGGCCTGCAACGCCCTGAGGGATCATCATTTGTCCTTACCGAGACAACTCAGACTGAAGTGGTGACGGAGAACTTTCTCAAAGCCTCTGGCGTTACGTACACCATTCTGCGCAATTCGCTCTACTTGGATGCCGTCACCTTCATGGTCGGTCAGGATGCATGCCAAGAGGGTGTTCGCCTTCCCGCAGGAACAGGGAAGGCAACAATGATCTCGCGACATGACCTGGCAGAGGCTGCGGCCAAAGTGCTCACTGAAAGTGGTCACGAGAACAAAACCTATACCCTTGGTGCAAGTGAAGCTTTCTCGTTTGCCGAGATCGCAGCCGCTTTGAGCGACATCTGCAGCAAGAACATTGCATACGTTGATACCCCTGTTCAGGAGTACATCGATGCAAAGGTTAAGCTTGGCTTTCCAGTTCCCGTGGCTTCATTTCTCGCGGAATGGGGGCAGGCGGTAGCAGCTGGAGAGTTCACAGAGGTGACGAAAGACCTGGAGCGGCTCATTGGCCGCAAGCCGACACCATATGAAACCGATCTTGCAAAGCTTTACGCTCCTTCTTCTCTGTAG
- a CDS encoding SDR family NAD(P)-dependent oxidoreductase — protein MGKLNGKVALVTGGTSGIGFATAKLFVAEGARVYVTGRRQAKVDEAVKEIGAGVTGVQGDVANMEDLDRLFEQIKQEKGKLDIVFANAGAAEFAPFGTVEESHFDRMFDGNVKGLLFSVQKALPLMPDGGSIVMTGSIVGSKGLPANTVYAATKAAIRSFARTWTTDLKERKIRVNVVSPGPIDTEGLRELLGDSAAGKQRKESFSQVVPLGRLGHAEEIAKAVLFLASEDGSYVTGTELFVDGGMAQV, from the coding sequence ATGGGAAAGCTAAATGGTAAGGTAGCGTTGGTTACAGGTGGAACAAGCGGAATCGGCTTCGCAACAGCAAAGCTCTTCGTCGCCGAAGGGGCTCGTGTCTATGTCACTGGCCGCCGTCAGGCGAAGGTGGACGAAGCTGTGAAGGAGATCGGTGCCGGCGTAACCGGCGTACAGGGTGACGTGGCGAATATGGAGGACCTCGACAGACTCTTTGAACAGATCAAGCAAGAAAAAGGGAAGTTGGACATTGTGTTTGCCAATGCGGGCGCAGCCGAATTTGCTCCATTCGGGACTGTGGAAGAATCGCACTTCGACCGCATGTTCGACGGCAACGTCAAGGGTCTACTGTTCAGCGTTCAAAAGGCATTGCCATTGATGCCTGACGGGGGATCCATCGTAATGACCGGCTCGATTGTTGGGAGCAAGGGCTTGCCAGCCAACACCGTGTACGCAGCCACAAAGGCGGCCATACGGTCCTTTGCACGCACCTGGACAACCGATCTCAAGGAAAGAAAGATCCGCGTTAACGTAGTCAGTCCCGGACCCATCGATACAGAAGGTCTACGCGAGCTTCTGGGAGATTCGGCAGCAGGGAAGCAACGGAAGGAGAGCTTCTCGCAGGTGGTCCCACTCGGCCGCCTCGGACATGCTGAGGAGATTGCAAAAGCTGTTCTCTTTCTTGCGTCCGAAGATGGCAGCTACGTCACTGGAACGGAACTCTTTGTCGACGGTGGCATGGCACAGGTCTAA
- a CDS encoding TetR/AcrR family transcriptional regulator, with amino-acid sequence MRITRQKVVENREHLLQTATDQFREHGIDGVGVADLMKAAGMSLGSFYGYFESKDQLVAETFARAVGATKDLMVGFLSQTDENAYMKMVNQYLSPGHRDNLPKGCVLAALGSEVTHQSGAVRHAATEQLRTLFDETAQHLPGRTGKQRHDLAIATLASLVGGLILSRMVDEPDLSKQVLDAVKASMKQSTMCR; translated from the coding sequence ATGAGAATCACTCGGCAAAAGGTAGTTGAGAATCGTGAGCATCTTCTCCAGACTGCCACAGATCAGTTCCGGGAACACGGCATCGACGGTGTGGGAGTAGCCGACCTGATGAAAGCTGCAGGTATGTCCCTTGGATCGTTCTACGGATACTTCGAGTCCAAAGACCAACTCGTCGCAGAGACCTTCGCAAGGGCAGTCGGTGCCACGAAGGATCTGATGGTTGGTTTTCTGAGTCAGACAGACGAGAACGCCTACATGAAGATGGTCAATCAATATCTTTCACCCGGCCATCGGGACAATCTACCGAAAGGTTGCGTTCTCGCGGCCCTGGGCAGCGAGGTGACCCACCAGTCAGGCGCTGTTCGTCACGCAGCAACCGAGCAGCTCCGAACACTTTTCGATGAGACGGCACAGCACCTTCCGGGCCGGACCGGGAAGCAGAGGCACGACTTAGCCATAGCGACCTTGGCCAGTCTCGTCGGAGGGCTCATCCTTTCGCGCATGGTGGATGAACCGGACCTCTCAAAACAAGTTCTCGATGCCGTCAAGGCATCGATGAAGCAGTCAACAATGTGCCGCTGA
- a CDS encoding DUF417 family protein: protein MNQAHRQWHGTNGTYRFSYGLGIAIIFIALLIAMHPLFPPVGSLLLVLMACTTLSFLVTTPEAWVPALGDGAHGFPYLSGVGRLIIKDTIMFGAALVTMADSASSYLQRVHG from the coding sequence CTGAATCAAGCTCACCGACAATGGCACGGGACGAATGGAACCTACCGTTTTTCTTATGGTTTGGGAATCGCAATTATCTTCATTGCTCTTTTGATTGCAATGCACCCCCTCTTCCCTCCGGTCGGAAGTCTCCTCCTGGTTCTGATGGCCTGCACGACGCTGTCGTTCCTGGTGACCACCCCTGAAGCCTGGGTCCCCGCGCTTGGAGATGGTGCGCACGGCTTTCCTTACCTCTCCGGTGTTGGAAGACTCATTATCAAAGACACGATTATGTTTGGCGCTGCGCTTGTCACCATGGCAGATTCTGCATCGTCCTACCTCCAAAGAGTGCATGGATAA
- a CDS encoding alpha/beta fold hydrolase codes for MKFPSFCTSLGALVSTATLLGCSSGVVPVHAAGPTGVANILLVHGAWSDGSSWSKVIPLLQADGYNVVAVQLPLTSLADDAAVVQRALAIQTGHVLLVGHSYGGAVITQAGSDPKVEGLVYVAAYGPDQGESVLSLGATVPATPIMNDFTKDATGFLKLTTAGIASDFAQDLTPAEQAGLAVTQGPTNAPNALAGVITATPAWKTLPSWYVIANNDRVIGPTLEKTMATRMKATVLSVDSSHVAMLAQPAAVTSFIEKAAATLAP; via the coding sequence ATGAAATTTCCATCATTCTGCACGTCACTCGGAGCTCTTGTAAGCACGGCGACGCTGTTGGGTTGCAGCTCTGGAGTTGTTCCAGTCCACGCTGCTGGCCCGACAGGCGTTGCGAACATCCTGCTGGTCCATGGAGCGTGGAGTGACGGTTCGAGCTGGTCGAAGGTGATCCCTTTGTTGCAGGCCGACGGCTACAACGTCGTGGCTGTTCAGCTTCCACTGACCTCGCTTGCGGATGACGCCGCCGTGGTGCAGCGAGCTTTGGCGATCCAGACCGGGCATGTGCTTCTTGTCGGCCACTCATATGGTGGAGCCGTCATTACGCAGGCCGGCAGTGATCCCAAAGTAGAGGGACTCGTGTACGTTGCGGCATATGGTCCGGATCAGGGTGAGTCCGTCCTGTCCCTGGGAGCAACCGTCCCTGCGACGCCCATCATGAATGACTTCACGAAGGATGCAACCGGCTTCCTGAAGTTGACGACTGCTGGAATCGCAAGCGACTTTGCGCAGGATCTTACCCCGGCTGAGCAAGCTGGTCTTGCTGTGACACAGGGACCAACAAACGCCCCGAATGCGCTTGCAGGTGTCATCACCGCGACCCCGGCCTGGAAGACCCTCCCATCCTGGTATGTCATCGCCAATAACGACCGAGTGATCGGGCCGACACTCGAAAAGACGATGGCGACACGCATGAAAGCTACCGTCCTCAGTGTGGATTCGAGCCACGTCGCGATGCTGGCTCAGCCAGCGGCCGTTACTTCCTTCATTGAGAAGGCAGCCGCGACGCTCGCTCCCTAG
- a CDS encoding alpha/beta fold hydrolase, with protein MEIYTHHTAPTQFVEAYGVRFAYRRFGKKEGLPLVFIPHILGNMDSWDPSVTDGLAQGREVILFNNAGIASSSGEVPTTFAEMAKGAGVFIDALGLTKVDVLGFSIGSMIAQNVALERPDLVRKLVIVGSGPRNGDGIPLNPQSQAIFTNKYGNLDDFWIDGFFTASPESQAAGRTFLKRRDARVENRDTPINEKVQPAQFAALTEWGNPVGERFAYLKNIRIPVLVAGGKSDIIFYTINSFYLEQNLPNAQLILYPDAAHGSLFQYPALFVEHTNLFLRG; from the coding sequence ATGGAAATCTATACCCACCACACAGCCCCAACACAGTTCGTAGAAGCGTACGGCGTTCGTTTTGCTTACCGTCGTTTTGGGAAGAAAGAAGGCCTGCCTCTTGTCTTTATTCCTCACATTCTTGGCAACATGGATAGCTGGGATCCTTCCGTCACGGATGGTCTCGCGCAGGGGCGTGAGGTCATCCTTTTCAACAATGCCGGAATCGCCAGCTCCAGCGGTGAGGTGCCGACTACGTTCGCGGAGATGGCAAAGGGTGCAGGCGTCTTCATCGATGCGCTTGGCCTGACCAAGGTGGATGTGCTTGGCTTCTCGATCGGTTCCATGATCGCGCAGAATGTCGCACTGGAGCGGCCGGATCTGGTTCGCAAGCTCGTGATCGTAGGGAGTGGACCACGTAATGGAGACGGTATTCCGTTGAATCCTCAATCGCAGGCAATCTTCACGAACAAGTACGGCAACCTGGATGATTTCTGGATCGACGGTTTCTTTACAGCGTCACCCGAAAGTCAGGCGGCTGGCCGAACCTTCCTGAAGCGCAGGGATGCACGAGTTGAAAATCGCGATACGCCGATCAACGAGAAGGTCCAGCCAGCTCAATTTGCGGCACTCACAGAGTGGGGCAATCCGGTCGGAGAACGCTTTGCCTATCTGAAGAACATCAGGATTCCCGTTCTCGTTGCAGGCGGCAAGTCAGACATCATCTTCTACACCATCAACTCCTTCTATCTTGAGCAGAATCTGCCCAATGCCCAGTTGATCCTCTACCCGGATGCCGCCCATGGGTCCTTGTTCCAGTATCCGGCGTTGTTCGTCGAGCACACCAACCTCTTCTTACGCGGCTAG
- a CDS encoding HD domain-containing protein has translation MTNSLAEPQWITGVAPPDSTLVREATEFVRDTEPPLLFNHSSRVFCFASLAGRDQGLTFDPELLYVGAMFHDVGLIPKYSSPEDRFEVDGANAARDFLKSHGIAQQDIDTVWTAIALHTTPGIPQYMHPLIALVTAGVELDVLGIGLAALNELSLGEIVRRFPRPDNFKEDIIQAFFEGIKHKPQTTFGNVKADVLAEKDQKFERINFCSMIRRSDWKG, from the coding sequence ATGACGAATTCACTTGCAGAACCGCAGTGGATCACCGGCGTTGCTCCTCCGGATAGCACACTTGTTCGAGAGGCCACCGAGTTCGTCCGTGACACCGAACCACCTCTTCTTTTCAATCACTCCAGCCGTGTCTTCTGTTTTGCGTCCTTGGCCGGTCGGGATCAGGGTCTGACCTTTGATCCTGAGTTGCTCTATGTCGGTGCCATGTTTCACGATGTTGGTCTGATACCGAAGTACAGCAGTCCTGAAGATCGGTTTGAAGTTGACGGCGCGAACGCTGCACGAGACTTCCTCAAGAGCCACGGCATCGCCCAGCAGGATATCGACACAGTGTGGACTGCCATCGCATTGCATACGACTCCGGGCATCCCCCAGTACATGCATCCCCTCATCGCTTTAGTCACCGCTGGAGTCGAGCTGGACGTACTCGGGATCGGTCTTGCAGCCTTGAACGAGCTAAGCCTCGGTGAGATCGTTCGCAGATTTCCTCGCCCGGACAACTTCAAGGAAGACATCATTCAGGCTTTCTTTGAGGGCATTAAGCATAAGCCTCAGACCACCTTTGGCAATGTAAAGGCAGATGTTCTCGCGGAGAAAGATCAAAAGTTCGAACGGATCAATTTCTGCAGCATGATCCGAAGATCTGACTGGAAGGGATAA
- a CDS encoding DUF4126 family protein, translated as MLVPFIAFLIGITSGFRALTGLAIVSWAARLGVLPLTNTWLAFLGFAFTPYILSLMALGELVNDKLPKTPSRLIPSQFITRVVMGTICGVALGLSTDHLLAGLLAGALGSVVGTFGGSKARAFGATLFGRDLPAALIEDVAAIGLAVFACSRL; from the coding sequence ATGCTTGTCCCTTTTATCGCATTCCTGATTGGGATTACCTCTGGATTCCGCGCTCTGACTGGACTTGCCATCGTGAGTTGGGCTGCCCGCCTGGGAGTTCTTCCCCTGACCAACACCTGGCTGGCTTTTCTAGGTTTTGCCTTCACACCTTACATCTTGAGCCTGATGGCACTTGGCGAACTCGTGAACGACAAGCTCCCGAAGACTCCGAGCCGCCTCATCCCTTCTCAGTTCATCACAAGGGTTGTAATGGGCACGATCTGTGGAGTAGCTCTGGGGCTGTCCACAGATCACCTGCTTGCTGGTCTACTCGCCGGGGCGCTGGGAAGCGTTGTCGGCACTTTCGGTGGATCAAAGGCAAGGGCGTTCGGGGCAACGTTATTCGGTCGGGATCTACCCGCCGCGCTCATCGAGGATGTTGCGGCCATCGGTTTAGCGGTGTTCGCTTGCTCGCGTTTGTAA
- a CDS encoding response regulator, whose product MTEKATIKILIVDDHQLMRAGIAGEVNGEVDMTVVGQAVDGEEAISMFRLHRPDVTLMDLRMPGTGGIDAISAIRKEFPRARIVVLTTYGGDVQALRAFKAGAVGYLQKDLLRNELLDTIRLVHAGRRRIPPAIASEMAEHATDDLMTARELEVLTGVSQGRSNKLIADNLVISEHTVKNHLKNILSKLHASDRTHAVTIALKRGFFDL is encoded by the coding sequence ATGACTGAAAAAGCCACCATCAAGATCTTGATTGTCGATGACCACCAACTCATGCGCGCCGGCATTGCAGGCGAAGTCAACGGAGAGGTCGACATGACTGTAGTCGGCCAAGCCGTCGATGGAGAAGAAGCCATCTCTATGTTCCGATTGCACCGCCCCGATGTCACACTGATGGATCTCAGAATGCCTGGAACCGGAGGAATCGACGCCATCTCCGCGATTCGGAAAGAGTTTCCTCGCGCCCGCATCGTCGTTCTAACAACTTATGGAGGCGACGTTCAGGCGTTGCGAGCCTTTAAGGCTGGAGCGGTGGGTTACCTGCAGAAAGATTTACTTCGGAATGAATTACTGGACACGATCCGGTTGGTACACGCAGGGCGGCGTCGCATCCCGCCCGCTATAGCATCGGAGATGGCGGAGCACGCCACTGACGATCTCATGACCGCAAGGGAGCTGGAAGTGTTGACTGGGGTATCGCAGGGCCGCTCCAACAAGCTCATCGCCGACAACCTTGTCATTTCGGAACACACCGTAAAGAATCACCTTAAAAACATACTCTCCAAATTGCACGCAAGCGATCGAACCCATGCAGTCACCATCGCCTTAAAGCGTGGCTTTTTCGATCTCTAA
- a CDS encoding sensor histidine kinase, whose amino-acid sequence MTRPGSVRAAWKHFVNQLAVAGLFLVLGIVCPSAFALVPASSIHDAYHSHWTVPDGAPSITSIAQGKDGYLWLGTSHGLYFFDGISFKAYQVNHDGEALSRDISVVKSLPDGGLWVGYEQGGASFLLNDHLVTYSAADGLAQGTVRAFARDRKGTIWAATQYGLVRLIGSRWQNVGVHWGYPSEYPDNVFVDSRGTLWTSTRDGLSFLREGEVQFHLVASKRLQNVDFSESPDGTVWLASAVGSIRAITTHDGNYTATGIAYPFRSEGIHIDSEGALWITTVDHGVFLIADPEAKSKIRSNGTNAEHFAAQDGLTSDYAFDVIESRERGIWVVTAKGLDQFRSIPFSPVKLLAGSTYLAMAADANGGLIIASDQLAQVHDNVAIPVRDAPKGVECVYRDPSSHLWLANSEHLYQLSGSRFISYPLPSGLDDNPHVVQAMTMDKDGALWVSYLHDGVFRLVGSTWDRSGGLATLPKNPAVSMFTDSEQRLWFGYIDNQIITIRGKELTHIGAAQGLSLSVVTSLVEIAKRIWAGGAQGLEFDDGGNFRHLLVAGEDQLSGVSGVATSQDGDFWLNTALGVFHIPSHEIELALANPTYRVHADRFTYLDGLTGTPEQLHHLPTVISAQNGRLYFALQGSVTWLNPSELKRNLLPPPVWIQSATADGQVYRHPSLITLPKNTRSLIIDYAAPSLLIPQRVRFKYRLDGIDQGWQEPGTRREAVYSRLPPGHYRFQVIASNNDDVWNEAGASLGFDIPPTFLQSMLFRLLCGVVFVVFLWLLYWVRLHQMTQRLKEHLYARVSERERIARDLHDTFLQGVQGVLLSFHTATKHIDGNEQSRQLLKEAFRKSDQVMLDGRGLILNLRGEGTETDNLPRSLSVVGNEFSKAHTTSFSLVVTGHICDLHPIVRDELYRITREAIANAFHHAAAAKVEVEMIYGDQQFVLRVRDNGVGIDPKILRAGFREKHWGLPGMRERAKTIGAELDLWSQLKAGTEWELRMPMNVARPPPQKR is encoded by the coding sequence ATGACCCGCCCGGGCTCGGTGCGAGCGGCTTGGAAGCATTTCGTTAACCAGCTCGCTGTGGCAGGCCTATTCCTGGTGCTAGGGATCGTATGCCCAAGCGCATTTGCGCTTGTTCCGGCCTCATCAATCCACGATGCCTATCACAGTCATTGGACCGTCCCTGATGGGGCACCGAGTATCACTTCCATTGCGCAGGGCAAGGATGGTTATCTCTGGCTGGGAACAAGCCATGGCCTCTATTTCTTCGATGGGATCAGCTTCAAGGCCTATCAGGTAAATCACGATGGTGAGGCGCTGTCCAGGGACATCTCTGTAGTGAAATCTCTACCTGACGGAGGTCTGTGGGTCGGCTACGAGCAGGGCGGTGCGAGTTTTCTTCTGAATGATCATCTTGTAACGTACTCCGCAGCCGATGGGCTGGCTCAGGGAACGGTGCGTGCCTTCGCGAGAGATCGTAAAGGCACGATATGGGCCGCGACACAGTATGGCCTGGTCCGCCTCATTGGTTCGCGCTGGCAAAACGTCGGAGTGCATTGGGGCTATCCAAGTGAGTACCCCGATAATGTCTTTGTCGACAGTCGGGGAACGCTATGGACCAGCACGAGAGACGGGCTCAGCTTTCTTCGTGAAGGAGAGGTGCAGTTCCACCTTGTTGCTTCAAAGAGACTTCAGAACGTTGATTTCTCAGAATCCCCTGACGGAACCGTGTGGTTGGCAAGCGCGGTAGGATCAATCCGCGCAATCACGACTCATGATGGAAACTACACAGCAACCGGCATCGCCTACCCGTTTCGATCTGAGGGCATTCACATCGATTCTGAGGGTGCTCTATGGATTACGACCGTCGATCACGGTGTTTTCCTGATTGCTGATCCGGAGGCAAAGAGCAAGATCAGGTCGAACGGAACGAATGCAGAGCACTTCGCAGCGCAAGACGGACTGACAAGCGATTATGCATTCGACGTCATTGAAAGTCGGGAGAGAGGCATCTGGGTCGTCACAGCCAAGGGTTTGGATCAATTTAGGAGCATCCCGTTCTCTCCCGTCAAACTCTTGGCCGGCTCCACCTATCTCGCAATGGCTGCTGATGCGAACGGGGGTCTGATCATCGCTTCCGATCAGCTCGCACAGGTGCATGACAACGTGGCAATACCAGTACGCGATGCGCCCAAAGGTGTTGAGTGCGTCTATCGCGATCCCTCCAGTCATCTTTGGCTTGCCAACTCCGAACATCTTTACCAGCTAAGCGGGTCACGCTTCATCTCGTACCCATTGCCGAGCGGCCTCGATGACAATCCTCATGTTGTCCAGGCGATGACTATGGACAAAGACGGTGCGCTCTGGGTCTCCTATCTCCACGATGGGGTATTCCGCCTGGTGGGAAGCACCTGGGACCGTTCAGGAGGGCTTGCTACACTCCCAAAGAACCCTGCCGTCAGCATGTTCACGGACTCGGAACAGCGTTTATGGTTTGGGTACATCGATAACCAGATCATTACGATTAGGGGCAAAGAACTCACGCATATTGGGGCAGCGCAAGGACTTAGTTTGAGCGTGGTCACCTCTCTGGTCGAGATTGCGAAACGGATCTGGGCTGGAGGTGCGCAGGGACTAGAGTTTGATGATGGCGGAAACTTTCGCCATCTCCTCGTAGCAGGAGAGGATCAATTGAGTGGTGTCTCCGGGGTTGCAACGAGTCAGGACGGCGATTTCTGGCTCAATACTGCCCTCGGTGTATTCCACATTCCGTCCCACGAAATTGAGCTGGCTCTGGCGAACCCAACCTATCGGGTCCACGCAGACCGCTTTACCTACCTCGATGGACTCACCGGCACTCCGGAACAACTGCATCATCTTCCAACTGTCATAAGCGCTCAAAATGGCCGGCTTTATTTCGCGTTGCAAGGCAGCGTGACCTGGCTGAATCCCTCTGAGTTGAAGAGGAATCTTCTTCCCCCTCCGGTGTGGATTCAATCCGCCACGGCCGATGGACAGGTGTACCGTCATCCATCCTTGATCACACTGCCAAAAAACACCCGAAGTCTCATCATCGACTACGCAGCGCCCAGCCTTCTCATCCCCCAGCGAGTCCGTTTTAAATACAGACTGGATGGCATCGACCAGGGATGGCAGGAACCAGGAACACGACGGGAGGCTGTCTACTCCCGTCTGCCGCCCGGCCACTATCGTTTTCAGGTGATCGCCAGTAACAACGACGATGTGTGGAACGAGGCGGGAGCGAGCCTTGGCTTCGATATTCCCCCAACATTTCTGCAGAGCATGTTGTTTCGTCTCCTCTGCGGAGTTGTTTTCGTCGTCTTCTTATGGCTACTGTACTGGGTCAGACTCCACCAGATGACCCAGCGGCTTAAGGAGCATCTTTATGCACGTGTCAGCGAGAGAGAACGCATCGCCAGGGATCTTCATGACACCTTCCTGCAAGGAGTGCAAGGAGTCCTCCTGAGCTTTCATACGGCGACCAAGCACATCGACGGAAATGAGCAATCGCGTCAACTACTTAAAGAAGCGTTCCGCAAATCCGATCAGGTCATGCTGGATGGGCGGGGCCTCATCCTTAATTTACGGGGAGAGGGAACCGAGACAGACAATCTTCCCCGTTCGCTCTCCGTCGTTGGCAACGAGTTTTCGAAAGCGCATACGACAAGCTTTAGTCTGGTAGTCACTGGTCATATTTGTGATCTGCATCCGATCGTCCGAGATGAACTCTACCGGATTACAAGAGAGGCGATTGCAAACGCCTTTCACCATGCAGCAGCTGCGAAGGTCGAAGTCGAGATGATCTATGGGGACCAGCAATTTGTACTCCGTGTTCGCGACAATGGTGTCGGCATCGATCCGAAGATTCTGCGGGCTGGGTTCCGCGAAAAGCATTGGGGCTTACCCGGAATGCGCGAGCGGGCGAAGACCATCGGCGCCGAACTGGACCTCTGGAGCCAACTCAAGGCAGGGACGGAATGGGAACTGAGAATGCCAATGAACGTGGCCCGTCCCCCTCCACAGAAACGATAA
- a CDS encoding catalase produces MKKLTTAFGAPVVDNNNIQTAGPRGPALLQDVWFLEKLAHFDREVIPERRMHAKGAGAHGTFTVTHDITKYTRARLFSEIGKSTPMFARFSTVAGERGAADAERDIRGFALKFYTEEGNWDLVGNNTPVFFHRDPVKFPDLNHAIKRDPRTGMRSAQNNWDFWTLLPESLHQVTVVMSDRGIPRSFRHMHGFGSHTYSFISSDSTRYWVKFTFKTMQGIENLTDAEAVEIVGRDRESNQRDLYESIERKDFPQWKLFIQIMEEKDAGSYHLNPFDLTKVWPHVDYPLIEVGVLELNKNPENYFAETEQVAFSPANIVPGISFSPDKMLQGRLFAYGDAQRYRLGVNHSHIPVNAPQCPYHSYHRDGQMRVDGNAGGTTSYDPNSNGEWLEQPDFAEPPLAIEGAAAHWDHRLDEDNYSQPGNLYRMLKADEQTRLFWNTARALGDASEEVKQRHVTNCSKADAAYGTGVATALKMLASGASQPA; encoded by the coding sequence ATGAAGAAGTTGACAACAGCATTCGGCGCACCGGTCGTCGATAACAACAACATCCAGACCGCTGGCCCACGCGGGCCCGCCCTTCTTCAGGATGTTTGGTTTTTAGAGAAACTGGCTCACTTTGACCGTGAGGTGATCCCGGAGCGCCGAATGCACGCCAAAGGTGCAGGCGCACACGGGACCTTCACCGTCACGCACGACATTACGAAGTACACACGCGCCAGGCTTTTCTCAGAGATCGGGAAATCGACGCCGATGTTTGCGCGGTTTTCGACAGTCGCCGGTGAGCGAGGAGCTGCTGACGCCGAGCGCGACATTCGAGGGTTCGCCTTGAAGTTCTACACCGAGGAAGGCAATTGGGATCTCGTCGGCAACAATACACCCGTGTTCTTCCATCGCGATCCCGTCAAGTTTCCAGACCTTAATCATGCAATTAAGCGCGACCCCAGAACCGGCATGCGCAGTGCACAAAACAACTGGGACTTCTGGACACTGTTGCCCGAGTCCCTTCATCAGGTCACGGTAGTGATGAGCGATCGCGGCATACCCCGCTCCTTCCGGCATATGCACGGGTTCGGCAGCCACACCTACAGCTTCATCAGCTCTGACAGCACCAGATATTGGGTAAAGTTCACGTTCAAGACCATGCAGGGTATCGAGAACCTGACCGACGCCGAAGCGGTCGAGATCGTCGGACGCGATCGAGAGAGCAACCAGCGGGATCTTTACGAGAGCATCGAACGAAAAGACTTTCCGCAATGGAAGCTTTTCATCCAGATCATGGAAGAGAAGGATGCCGGCTCCTATCACCTCAATCCATTCGATCTCACTAAAGTCTGGCCTCACGTGGACTATCCGCTCATCGAAGTAGGGGTTCTGGAACTCAACAAGAATCCGGAAAACTACTTCGCAGAAACAGAGCAGGTAGCCTTCTCCCCAGCAAACATCGTTCCGGGGATCAGCTTTTCTCCAGACAAGATGCTGCAGGGTCGCCTCTTTGCGTACGGTGATGCGCAGCGCTACCGTCTCGGCGTAAACCACAGTCACATCCCAGTAAACGCTCCGCAGTGTCCCTACCATAGCTACCATCGAGATGGCCAGATGCGAGTGGATGGCAACGCCGGAGGCACCACTAGCTATGACCCCAACAGCAACGGAGAATGGCTGGAGCAACCCGATTTCGCTGAACCGCCATTGGCAATCGAAGGGGCGGCGGCACATTGGGACCACCGTTTGGATGAAGACAACTACTCGCAGCCTGGCAATCTATATCGCATGCTGAAAGCGGACGAGCAAACGCGTCTTTTCTGGAATACCGCCCGTGCTCTTGGTGATGCAAGCGAAGAGGTGAAGCAGCGGCATGTGACCAATTGCTCGAAAGCGGACGCGGCATATGGCACGGGCGTCGCGACCGCACTCAAGATGCTCGCATCGGGTGCAAGTCAACCGGCCTAG